One Methylobacterium oryzae DNA window includes the following coding sequences:
- a CDS encoding PadR family transcriptional regulator has translation MADRDPRLSGPTLKVLRLYLMTPREDRSGAAISKATGVGAGTLYPMLARLEEAGWFESEWENIDPSEAGRPRRRFYRMTGLGQTRARAALAEFQIPSMDGEAAWAPR, from the coding sequence ATGGCAGACCGAGACCCACGGCTGTCGGGACCCACGCTTAAAGTTCTGCGGCTGTACCTCATGACGCCTCGCGAGGATCGCTCCGGCGCGGCGATCTCGAAGGCCACTGGCGTGGGAGCCGGTACGCTCTACCCAATGCTCGCTCGGCTCGAAGAGGCGGGCTGGTTCGAGAGCGAATGGGAGAACATCGATCCGAGCGAGGCCGGGCGGCCGCGTCGCCGGTTCTACCGCATGACTGGCCTGGGCCAGACCAGGGCACGCGCCGCCCTTGCCGAGTTCCAGATACCCTCGATGGATGGAGAGGCAGCATGGGCACCGCGCTGA
- a CDS encoding class I SAM-dependent methyltransferase, producing the protein MSHRENKAHALSERGNDLYETPAAAVRALLAVEWLPQRIWEPACGPGAIVRELAAAGHDVLPTDLVDYGWEGQEAGFDFLKYERAPHGIDCIVTNPPYKDARAFVEQAVRLCPRVMMLLRFSFYESISRGSILDTGTLARVHCFRKRLPMMHRHGWEGPKASSNMAFAWFVWDVSHHGPTQLGRLSWEDFTDEAGADPVLMAAE; encoded by the coding sequence GTGAGCCACCGCGAGAACAAGGCGCACGCGCTCTCGGAGCGCGGGAACGACCTCTACGAGACGCCGGCCGCGGCCGTGCGCGCGCTGCTGGCTGTCGAGTGGCTGCCGCAGCGGATCTGGGAGCCGGCCTGTGGTCCCGGCGCCATAGTGCGCGAACTGGCCGCTGCCGGGCATGACGTTCTGCCCACCGACCTCGTCGACTACGGCTGGGAGGGGCAGGAGGCCGGCTTTGACTTCCTGAAGTATGAGCGGGCGCCCCACGGCATCGACTGCATCGTCACGAACCCGCCCTACAAGGACGCCCGCGCCTTCGTGGAGCAAGCCGTGCGGCTCTGCCCGCGCGTGATGATGCTGCTGCGCTTCTCGTTCTACGAGAGCATCTCGCGCGGCTCCATCCTCGACACCGGCACGCTGGCCCGGGTGCATTGCTTCCGGAAACGCCTGCCGATGATGCACCGGCACGGCTGGGAGGGACCCAAGGCCTCCTCGAACATGGCGTTCGCCTGGTTCGTCTGGGACGTCTCCCACCACGGTCCGACGCAGCTCGGCCGCCTGTCCTGGGAAGATTTCACCGACGAGGCCGGCGCCGATCCTGTCCTCATGGCGGCGGAATAG
- a CDS encoding S24 family peptidase — protein MEATDQLAVVYGLPAERACCHPRIADEALDLAEKLAGLAHGRRDKGHLPIKSMGICHIGDGQNGGQSPTMIENAVRRRLEDEMQAQGREMKELSLAAGLGETYVRDALKRGRGKLENLFKVAAELGKSSEWLLGTAEPGPVEPRGSATVTMKPNASRRELAPSYGPPLDVLGVSRGGDDGKLIYNGQVIETIPRPPQLENVDEAYATYVVGDSMRPRFKPGEKVWVHPHRPPRQGDDVVVQLHPENEGEAPEGYIKEFVKLTPTKLVLWQHNPGEEIELHRSLVKSVHVIVGSLYV, from the coding sequence TTGGAGGCGACTGACCAGCTTGCCGTCGTTTACGGCCTTCCGGCCGAACGTGCTTGCTGCCATCCGCGCATCGCGGATGAAGCACTCGATCTCGCGGAGAAGCTGGCTGGTCTCGCTCATGGCAGGCGAGATAAAGGGCATTTGCCCATCAAGTCAATGGGCATCTGCCATATTGGCGATGGGCAGAACGGTGGGCAGTCTCCCACTATGATCGAGAACGCAGTTCGCCGTCGCCTCGAAGACGAGATGCAGGCGCAGGGTCGCGAGATGAAGGAGCTGTCCTTGGCCGCTGGCCTAGGAGAGACCTACGTCCGCGACGCCCTCAAGCGAGGCCGCGGCAAGCTGGAAAATCTGTTCAAGGTCGCCGCCGAACTCGGCAAATCGAGCGAATGGCTGCTCGGCACGGCTGAGCCTGGACCTGTCGAGCCGAGGGGCAGCGCGACCGTGACGATGAAGCCGAATGCGTCGCGGCGGGAGCTGGCACCATCTTATGGGCCACCATTGGACGTCCTTGGCGTCTCACGCGGGGGAGACGACGGCAAGCTCATCTATAACGGGCAGGTGATCGAGACGATTCCACGTCCGCCTCAGCTTGAGAACGTCGACGAGGCATACGCAACCTACGTCGTCGGAGACAGCATGCGGCCGCGCTTCAAGCCGGGTGAGAAGGTCTGGGTTCATCCCCACCGGCCGCCGCGCCAGGGCGACGACGTCGTGGTCCAGCTACACCCGGAGAATGAAGGCGAAGCGCCAGAGGGCTACATCAAGGAATTCGTAAAATTGACGCCGACGAAGCTAGTGCTCTGGCAGCACAATCCAGGCGAGGAGATCGAGCTTCATCGCTCCCTGGTTAAATCGGTACATGTCATCGTCGGCTCGCTGTACGTCTAA
- a CDS encoding DUF2829 domain-containing protein, translated as MGMGRKGEDGDTASEDQTVVGPATFGLDFGDALRALKRGERVCRAGWNGKSMWLAKTPGSIVPATAASRTGALLAYVEAESVEEVRILPHIDMRAADGSLVIGWLASQTDMLAEDWMIVPADAA; from the coding sequence ATGGGCATGGGTCGCAAGGGCGAAGACGGCGACACCGCTTCGGAAGATCAGACGGTGGTCGGCCCTGCCACGTTCGGTCTCGATTTCGGCGACGCGCTCCGTGCGCTGAAACGAGGCGAGCGCGTCTGCCGGGCTGGATGGAACGGCAAGAGCATGTGGCTGGCGAAGACGCCCGGCTCGATCGTGCCGGCCACCGCAGCCTCTCGGACTGGCGCTCTCCTCGCCTACGTCGAGGCCGAAAGCGTCGAGGAGGTTCGCATCCTCCCGCACATCGACATGCGCGCCGCCGACGGCAGTCTCGTGATCGGCTGGCTCGCCTCCCAGACGGACATGCTCGCCGAGGACTGGATGATCGTCCCGGCCGACGCTGCCTGA
- a CDS encoding YqaJ viral recombinase family protein: MALLTPDAPVRPSTVRIHADLYQGTDEWIAARCGMLTASEMSLILTPTLKAARNEKERAHLYELLAQRITRFVEPRYVSDDMLRGRDDEVEALTLYARHYAETETVGFITNDRWGFTLGYSPDALVGTDGLVECKSRRQKYQVQTFLEHVPEGAIPADYALQIQTGLLVSERLWCDLVSYSGGLPLAVIRAYPDDEIQAAILSAAGDFEQRLRDAMRRYRDVVASAGAIPTQRIEREIMA; this comes from the coding sequence ATGGCTTTGCTCACCCCCGACGCCCCGGTGCGCCCGTCCACCGTGCGCATCCACGCCGACCTCTACCAGGGCACCGACGAGTGGATCGCCGCCCGCTGCGGGATGCTCACCGCCAGCGAGATGTCGCTGATCCTCACGCCGACCCTCAAGGCAGCCAGGAACGAGAAGGAGCGGGCGCACCTCTACGAGCTGCTCGCCCAGCGAATCACCAGGTTCGTCGAGCCCCGGTACGTCAGTGACGACATGCTGCGCGGCCGCGACGACGAGGTCGAGGCGCTCACCCTCTACGCGCGGCACTACGCCGAGACCGAGACCGTCGGCTTCATCACCAACGACCGATGGGGCTTCACGCTCGGCTACTCACCCGACGCGCTGGTCGGCACCGACGGCCTCGTCGAGTGCAAGTCGCGCCGGCAGAAGTACCAGGTCCAGACCTTCCTCGAGCATGTGCCCGAGGGCGCTATCCCCGCGGATTACGCGCTCCAGATCCAGACCGGTCTCCTCGTCTCCGAGCGGCTCTGGTGTGACCTCGTCTCGTATTCCGGCGGCCTGCCGCTCGCGGTGATCCGCGCCTACCCGGACGATGAGATCCAGGCCGCGATCCTCTCCGCCGCCGGCGACTTCGAGCAGCGCCTCCGGGACGCAATGCGCCGCTACCGCGACGTGGTCGCCTCCGCCGGAGCCATCCCGACCCAGCGCATCGAACGGGAGATCATGGCGTGA
- a CDS encoding RusA family crossover junction endodeoxyribonuclease: MSETVIIRLPGAPRGKGRHRAQLVHRGGVARIHSHPDQKTKAYESALRLAAGAVMSGRVLLSGPLEVRIFATMPIPASWSKRKRRDAIERRLRPTTKPDWDNIAKVIDALNHVVWADDASVVDGLVRKFYGEMPELVIQVTALEPQAVGAAA; encoded by the coding sequence GTGTCCGAGACCGTCATCATTCGCCTGCCGGGTGCCCCTCGCGGGAAGGGCCGGCACCGCGCGCAGCTCGTCCATCGGGGAGGCGTGGCGCGGATCCACTCCCATCCCGACCAGAAGACCAAGGCGTACGAGAGCGCCCTGCGCTTGGCGGCCGGTGCCGTCATGAGCGGGCGCGTCCTCCTCTCCGGGCCACTGGAGGTCCGGATCTTCGCTACCATGCCGATCCCGGCGAGCTGGTCGAAGCGAAAGCGGCGTGACGCCATCGAGCGCCGCCTGCGGCCCACGACCAAGCCCGACTGGGACAACATCGCCAAGGTCATCGACGCGCTGAACCATGTCGTCTGGGCCGACGACGCGTCCGTGGTCGATGGCCTTGTCCGCAAGTTCTACGGCGAGATGCCCGAGCTGGTGATCCAGGTCACGGCGCTGGAGCCGCAAGCCGTTGGGGCGGCGGCATGA
- a CDS encoding helix-turn-helix domain-containing protein: MAGQPATDVDVRIGARISAARIRARLTQRTVAAEIGVSAAQLQKYEKGTNRISAIALSIIAKLTGAPIASFFDVPETPAPLTAPQTVDRARESLCDAAEAYFAAKQREGELTGASAIAFIGAAA, from the coding sequence ATGGCCGGCCAGCCTGCGACCGACGTCGACGTTCGGATCGGCGCGCGCATCAGCGCTGCCCGGATCCGCGCTCGCCTCACCCAGCGCACGGTTGCCGCCGAGATCGGCGTCTCGGCCGCCCAGCTCCAGAAGTACGAGAAGGGCACGAACCGCATCAGCGCGATCGCGCTGAGCATCATCGCGAAGCTCACCGGCGCGCCCATCGCGTCATTCTTCGACGTGCCGGAGACGCCCGCGCCGCTGACGGCCCCGCAGACCGTCGACAGGGCCCGCGAGAGCCTGTGCGATGCCGCCGAGGCTTACTTCGCAGCCAAGCAGCGCGAGGGCGAGCTGACTGGCGCATCGGCGATCGCCTTCATCGGCGCGGCGGCCTGA
- a CDS encoding NUMOD4 motif-containing HNH endonuclease encodes MAEIWMPVVGFPDYEVSDLGRVRRSRPDALNHACRVLVPWLGNHQYPTVGLVLDGRTFRRLVHRLVCEAFHGPAPTPGHQVAHGDGTRSNARADNLRWATRAENMRDCVAHGTRAIGPRHGRSTKPERTPRGELHGHAKLSEAAVIAIRSAAARTGRSLAAEHGVSPATVCLIRSKKIWRHL; translated from the coding sequence ATGGCCGAGATCTGGATGCCTGTCGTCGGCTTCCCCGATTACGAGGTCAGCGACCTCGGGCGTGTGAGGCGGTCCAGGCCGGATGCCCTCAACCATGCATGTCGTGTCTTGGTCCCCTGGCTGGGCAACCACCAGTACCCAACGGTCGGCCTCGTACTGGACGGCCGGACCTTCCGGCGCCTCGTACATCGCCTCGTCTGCGAGGCGTTCCACGGCCCGGCGCCAACCCCGGGACACCAGGTCGCCCATGGCGATGGCACGCGCTCGAACGCTCGGGCCGACAACCTCCGTTGGGCGACGCGCGCCGAGAACATGCGTGACTGCGTAGCCCACGGCACGCGCGCGATCGGCCCGCGCCACGGCCGGAGCACGAAGCCCGAACGGACCCCGCGCGGCGAGCTGCACGGTCACGCGAAGCTCAGCGAAGCGGCGGTGATCGCCATCAGGTCGGCGGCCGCGCGCACCGGGAGATCCCTCGCGGCCGAGCACGGGGTGAGCCCTGCCACCGTCTGTCTGATCCGCTCGAAGAAAATCTGGAGGCACCTGTGA